In Methanobrevibacter sp., a genomic segment contains:
- a CDS encoding ABC transporter ATP-binding protein, whose translation MTTIIEFRDVDKFYKSGDHTLKAMDKVNFTIDEGEFVVILGPSGAGKSTLLNLLGGLDTVTSGEIIVKGNHVEKFDDNQLTSYRAKNVGFIFQFYNLIPNLTALENVELMKDIVDVDIDGLKVLDSVGLKNHANQFPAQLSGGEQQRVSIARAVAKRPTMLLCDEPTGALDSKTGVLILNLLQDMSNNQDTTVVIVTHNAILAEAADKVIRIKNGQIESVVINESPKKVTDLEW comes from the coding sequence ATGACTACAATTATTGAATTTAGAGATGTGGATAAGTTTTATAAATCTGGTGACCACACCTTAAAGGCCATGGATAAGGTAAATTTCACGATTGATGAAGGTGAATTCGTCGTGATTCTAGGGCCGTCTGGAGCGGGCAAATCGACACTCCTGAATCTTTTAGGAGGGCTTGATACAGTCACTTCTGGAGAGATTATTGTAAAAGGCAATCATGTGGAGAAATTCGATGACAACCAGCTTACAAGTTACAGGGCCAAGAATGTAGGTTTCATTTTCCAGTTCTATAACCTGATTCCAAACCTGACAGCTCTTGAAAACGTTGAGCTAATGAAAGACATTGTTGATGTGGATATAGATGGCTTAAAGGTTCTTGATTCTGTTGGACTTAAAAATCATGCAAATCAATTTCCAGCGCAATTGTCTGGTGGTGAACAGCAGAGGGTATCAATAGCCAGGGCTGTCGCTAAAAGGCCGACAATGCTTTTATGTGATGAGCCGACAGGAGCCCTTGACTCCAAGACAGGAGTTCTCATTTTGAATTTGCTTCAGGATATGAGCAATAATCAGGATACCACTGTCGTCATCGTGACCCACAATGCAATACTTGCTGAGGCGGCCGATAAGGTCATCCGAATCAAAAACGGCCAAATCGAAAGTGTTGTCATTAATGAAAGTCCGAAAAAGGTCACAGATTTGGAATGGTGA
- a CDS encoding TldD/PmbA family protein, which yields MEEHLDLFEKVIEQTSKKVDYIDIRSGIGVNTSLLMKDGDVDEINTGMSLGARIRVLNNGAWGFAYTTDLSKINEITQTAIKLSGSLKGDVRLSESEVVKDKIKVDVKIPFKDVSVEEKKEIMKTACDAAAIDKVNSTTASYVDSEVNELFMNSEGSEIQISTSRVRMALNASATDGEIIQFGHGSMGGVKGFEAIADRDIEEFGREIGEKAVRLLDAKPAPSGKFPVIADPELTGVLIHEALGHAVEGDLILQNDSILKDKLGEMIASDIVNIFDDASLKEGFGYYPYDVEGIKTKPNQLVKDGKLISLLNSRETASQLGMKSSGNARSIISEKPIVRMSNTYLQPGDNTFEELIEDIPDGIYLKGSRGGQVDTGKGIFQFNAAEGYLIENGELKTPLRDVSLSGNILETLKNIDAIGNDFKLSVGFCGKDGQTAPVGDGGPHTRILNALVGGMG from the coding sequence ATGGAAGAACATCTAGATTTATTTGAAAAAGTTATTGAACAAACTTCCAAAAAAGTAGATTACATTGATATTCGCTCAGGAATTGGTGTGAACACATCACTATTAATGAAAGATGGGGATGTGGATGAAATCAACACCGGGATGAGCTTAGGCGCAAGAATCAGAGTGCTAAATAATGGCGCATGGGGTTTTGCATATACCACAGACTTGTCAAAAATCAATGAAATAACCCAAACCGCTATAAAATTATCCGGTTCACTTAAAGGGGATGTCAGATTAAGTGAAAGCGAAGTTGTTAAAGATAAGATCAAAGTAGATGTCAAAATACCTTTCAAAGACGTGTCCGTTGAAGAGAAAAAGGAAATCATGAAAACAGCCTGCGATGCTGCAGCAATCGATAAGGTAAACAGCACAACAGCAAGCTATGTGGACAGCGAAGTGAATGAGCTATTCATGAACAGTGAAGGCAGCGAAATTCAAATCTCCACATCCCGAGTCAGGATGGCCTTGAATGCCTCTGCAACAGATGGTGAAATAATTCAATTCGGTCACGGCAGCATGGGCGGAGTCAAAGGCTTTGAAGCAATAGCCGACAGAGACATTGAAGAGTTCGGAAGAGAAATCGGCGAAAAGGCAGTTAGATTGCTTGATGCCAAACCTGCACCTTCCGGGAAATTTCCAGTAATAGCCGACCCCGAACTAACTGGAGTTTTAATACATGAGGCATTGGGCCATGCTGTAGAAGGCGATTTAATCCTTCAAAATGATTCAATACTCAAAGATAAACTAGGCGAGATGATTGCATCAGATATCGTGAATATTTTTGATGATGCAAGCCTAAAAGAAGGCTTTGGATACTACCCTTATGATGTTGAAGGCATAAAAACAAAACCGAACCAATTAGTTAAGGACGGAAAATTGATTTCACTTTTAAACTCAAGGGAAACCGCATCACAGCTGGGCATGAAATCATCCGGGAATGCAAGATCCATAATTTCCGAAAAACCAATTGTAAGAATGAGCAATACCTACCTGCAACCAGGAGACAACACATTTGAAGAATTAATCGAAGACATTCCCGATGGAATCTATCTTAAAGGTTCAAGAGGAGGGCAAGTGGACACTGGAAAAGGCATTTTCCAGTTCAATGCCGCTGAAGGATATTTGATTGAAAACGGCGAGTTGAAAACACCTCTTAGAGACGTTTCACTATCCGGAAATATCCTGGAAACATTGAAAAACATTGACGCCATTGGAAATGACTTTAAATTAAGCGTCGGATTTTGCGGAAAGGACGGGCAAACTGCCCCTGTAGGCGATGGAGGACCTCACACAAGAATATTGAATGCATTAGTAGGAGGAATGGGATAA
- a CDS encoding flavodoxin: protein MSTIFIYYSQGGRTDLVARILAKHLDGDLVRIKDLKKRKGFGNKLISSINAFRETKTDISPEKVDVSNYDTIYFGTPTWAGNPTPAILTIIDRCNLTGKDVILFATMDGTNADSNIKRLEEKIKMRGGRVIETFTLATKDKTPEQLVKDTEAIIEIKDLKIYKR from the coding sequence ATGAGTACAATATTCATATATTACTCGCAAGGAGGAAGAACAGATTTAGTGGCTAGAATATTGGCCAAACATTTAGATGGGGATTTAGTGAGAATTAAAGATTTGAAAAAACGTAAAGGATTTGGAAACAAATTAATATCTTCAATAAACGCATTCAGGGAAACAAAAACAGATATCTCTCCTGAAAAAGTCGATGTAAGCAATTATGATACAATCTATTTCGGAACACCGACCTGGGCCGGAAATCCAACACCTGCAATCCTGACAATAATTGACAGATGCAATCTAACCGGGAAGGATGTGATTCTATTTGCCACCATGGACGGCACCAATGCGGATTCGAACATTAAAAGACTTGAAGAAAAAATTAAAATGCGAGGCGGAAGAGTTATTGAAACCTTCACACTTGCAACAAAAGACAAAACCCCCGAACAGTTAGTTAAGGATACTGAAGCAATAATCGAAATTAAAGATTTGAAAATCTATAAAAGGTAG
- the pyrI gene encoding aspartate carbamoyltransferase regulatory subunit has translation MAQKDKSELKIKAIENGTVIDHITANKSLHILKILGLPDNETKNVTIAMNVSSSEIGRKDILKIENRELDHNELNQIALVAPKATINIIRNFEPVKKDKIGLPEKITSILKCTNPKCITNYSNEPITPKFNVIEEYPPVVRCHYCEKLIKTEEIEKQFE, from the coding sequence ATGGCTCAAAAAGATAAATCTGAATTGAAAATTAAAGCAATTGAAAACGGTACAGTGATAGACCACATTACAGCGAATAAATCCCTGCATATTCTCAAGATTTTAGGTCTTCCGGATAATGAAACAAAAAACGTCACAATAGCTATGAACGTGTCATCATCTGAAATTGGAAGAAAGGATATCCTGAAAATTGAAAACAGAGAATTGGATCATAATGAACTAAATCAAATTGCTTTGGTTGCTCCTAAGGCCACAATTAACATTATTAGAAACTTTGAACCTGTTAAAAAAGATAAAATTGGGCTTCCTGAAAAAATCACATCAATCTTAAAGTGTACAAACCCCAAATGCATCACCAACTATTCCAATGAGCCTATAACCCCTAAGTTTAATGTTATTGAGGAATATCCTCCTGTCGTCAGGTGCCATTATTGTGAAAAACTAATAAAAACAGAAGAAATCGAAAAACAATTCGAATAA
- a CDS encoding FAD synthase, which translates to MKKVMASGTFDLLHPGHGVYLQEAKNLGGYKSKLYVVVARDSTVEKRKRVPIVGENQRLELIKMLKPVDEAYLGNEEGDIFKIVKEIDPDIIAIGPDQTHNVEKLQKAVDERGLKARVQRVKVYHKDELDSSCKIIKKIKNTDFEGKILDNCED; encoded by the coding sequence ATGAAAAAAGTAATGGCAAGTGGAACATTCGATTTATTGCATCCGGGTCATGGCGTTTACCTTCAAGAAGCAAAGAACCTTGGAGGATACAAATCCAAACTTTACGTTGTTGTGGCAAGAGATTCAACAGTTGAAAAAAGAAAAAGAGTGCCGATTGTTGGCGAGAATCAGCGTTTGGAATTGATTAAAATGTTGAAACCTGTGGATGAAGCTTATTTAGGTAACGAAGAAGGGGACATATTTAAAATTGTAAAAGAAATCGACCCGGACATTATAGCTATTGGACCTGATCAGACACACAATGTTGAAAAACTGCAAAAGGCGGTTGATGAGAGAGGCCTGAAGGCACGCGTGCAACGTGTCAAAGTCTATCACAAAGATGAACTCGACAGTAGCTGTAAAATTATTAAAAAGATTAAGAACACTGACTTTGAAGGAAAAATATTGGATAACTGTGAAGATTAG
- a CDS encoding ABC transporter permease → MSLSKKMLRDIKINKTQFIAIFLMAFLGIFAYCGIYGEYYGLVQTSNDYYAQTNLADGWIYNTNFDDSSIDEIREFSNEIDRQFVIQSQADMENNPDITLHFTENGTISKFYSTEGEDFNASDDSGVWLDKRFAHERDLKVGDNITFEINGLEITKEIKGLGYSPEYIYESSPSSFTPDFSQIGFAYLSSEAFPGDIVYNTALVKYNCSDSEFKDKLDDSIDYLSFTKQEDQISVSKFADEMAQHKMIGDVFPIVFILVTFLTLLTTMTRIVTHQRTQIGILKAVGFKDKIIILHYISYGFWPVLAGAILGLMIGPAVIPRMFYPTLTSSYSMPRWNPGFDMSFIYISVLMVLLSIFVTYLSCRRISNENPANTLRSKAPNISSKSRVERSGIWNHLNFNLRWNWRDARRNNFRALMTIVGVMGCVALLIAAFGMNDSMKELKEWEYDDISHFESKLLISNNANPVELNDILNETDGSFIMQQSIEIKANDMEDTVMLLVSNNTDLISYTDSARNPIEIDEGDVSISVKLAERFNLTVGDTIKWHIVGSDEWVSSEIGQIHAEPISQGLIMSPDTLEDQGLNFTPTNILTQEEFDNDYDSIKSVSTIGEMKESWDQMTTAVMMMVYVVTFVAVALAILVLYNLGILSFTEMEREIATLKVLGFKTNILRKLLLTQNIIFTAIGFVLGIPLGFYFMTLMMNAAGDSLYYVPSLTWGNMLLSAAITFTISIVVNLMFSGKINDLNMVEALKDVD, encoded by the coding sequence ATGTCACTATCCAAAAAAATGTTGAGAGATATTAAGATCAATAAAACGCAGTTTATTGCAATTTTTCTCATGGCATTTTTAGGCATTTTTGCTTACTGTGGAATATATGGGGAATACTATGGGCTTGTGCAGACTTCCAATGATTATTATGCCCAGACAAACCTGGCTGATGGCTGGATTTACAACACTAACTTTGATGACTCTTCAATAGATGAAATAAGGGAATTTTCAAACGAAATCGATAGGCAATTTGTCATTCAATCGCAGGCAGACATGGAAAACAATCCTGACATCACGCTGCACTTCACGGAAAACGGAACGATATCCAAGTTCTATTCTACCGAAGGTGAAGATTTCAATGCATCTGATGATTCTGGGGTCTGGCTGGATAAGCGTTTTGCCCATGAGAGGGACTTGAAGGTTGGAGACAACATCACCTTTGAAATTAATGGCCTTGAGATTACAAAGGAGATAAAAGGTTTGGGTTATTCTCCGGAATACATATATGAATCCTCCCCCTCATCATTTACTCCTGACTTTTCACAGATTGGATTTGCATATTTGTCTAGTGAGGCATTTCCTGGAGATATAGTTTATAATACTGCTCTTGTTAAGTATAATTGCTCGGATAGTGAGTTTAAAGACAAATTGGATGATTCAATAGATTACTTGTCATTCACCAAACAGGAAGACCAAATCAGCGTTTCCAAATTCGCCGATGAAATGGCACAGCATAAGATGATTGGGGATGTATTCCCTATTGTATTTATTTTAGTCACATTTCTAACTCTCTTGACGACAATGACTCGGATAGTCACACATCAGCGCACTCAAATTGGAATTCTAAAAGCTGTTGGATTCAAAGATAAAATAATAATCCTGCATTACATTTCTTATGGATTTTGGCCCGTTTTGGCAGGAGCCATTTTAGGTTTAATGATAGGGCCTGCGGTAATTCCTAGAATGTTTTATCCAACATTGACATCAAGTTACAGCATGCCTAGGTGGAATCCTGGTTTTGATATGAGCTTTATCTACATTTCAGTATTGATGGTGTTATTATCTATTTTTGTTACATATCTGTCATGCAGGAGAATCTCAAATGAGAATCCTGCAAATACATTAAGGTCAAAAGCTCCGAACATTTCTTCAAAAAGTCGGGTTGAAAGATCAGGGATCTGGAATCATTTGAATTTCAATCTTCGTTGGAATTGGCGTGATGCCAGAAGAAATAATTTTAGAGCATTAATGACAATAGTGGGAGTAATGGGATGTGTTGCATTATTGATTGCGGCATTCGGTATGAATGACAGCATGAAGGAACTGAAGGAATGGGAATATGATGACATCAGTCATTTTGAGTCAAAGCTGTTGATTTCCAATAATGCCAATCCTGTTGAATTAAATGATATCTTAAATGAGACCGACGGCAGTTTCATAATGCAGCAGTCGATTGAAATAAAAGCCAACGATATGGAAGACACAGTAATGCTGCTGGTTTCAAACAACACGGATTTGATATCCTACACGGACAGTGCCCGAAACCCGATTGAAATTGATGAGGGTGATGTTTCAATTTCAGTCAAGCTCGCTGAAAGGTTTAATTTAACCGTTGGGGATACTATTAAATGGCATATTGTCGGTAGTGATGAGTGGGTCAGCTCTGAAATAGGGCAAATTCATGCAGAACCTATTTCACAGGGTTTAATAATGTCTCCTGACACGTTAGAAGATCAAGGTTTGAATTTCACACCGACAAACATCTTAACTCAAGAGGAATTCGATAATGATTATGACTCAATCAAATCGGTTTCAACTATTGGGGAGATGAAGGAAAGCTGGGATCAAATGACCACTGCAGTAATGATGATGGTTTATGTAGTTACATTTGTAGCGGTCGCATTGGCTATTTTGGTATTGTATAATCTGGGCATTTTATCATTCACAGAAATGGAAAGGGAAATAGCAACCTTAAAGGTGTTGGGTTTTAAAACAAACATCTTAAGGAAATTATTGTTGACTCAGAACATCATATTTACAGCTATCGGATTCGTTTTGGGAATTCCGTTGGGTTTCTACTTCATGACATTGATGATGAATGCCGCTGGGGATTCCCTTTATTATGTGCCGTCCCTAACTTGGGGAAATATGCTGCTGTCTGCAGCAATAACATTTACCATATCTATTGTTGTTAATTTAATGTTTTCAGGTAAAATCAATGATTTGAATATGGTTGAAGCCCTTAAGGATGTTGATTGA
- the hisA gene encoding 1-(5-phosphoribosyl)-5-[(5-phosphoribosylamino)methylideneamino]imidazole-4-carboxamide isomerase — MSFKKDEMLIMPAVDIKNGKCVQLVQGEPGSEMVEIDNPEKVARHWEDLGAQNIHVIDLDGTINGVASFDVIKKILKEVSVPIQLGGGIRSVEYARQLLDLDIERIIIGTMGIKQPETITQLSDEYGSDRIMISLDSKDNKVVIKGWQEKIDKSPSEISQDFKDHGAGSILFTNVDVEGLLGGFYTQPVEELKKSVDLPIVYSGGITTIDDIKKLNESGVEGVVIGSALYTDKIDLTEALKYQKR; from the coding sequence ATGTCATTTAAAAAAGATGAAATGTTGATAATGCCTGCTGTCGACATTAAAAACGGGAAATGCGTGCAACTTGTTCAAGGCGAACCGGGCAGTGAAATGGTTGAAATAGACAATCCTGAAAAAGTTGCAAGACACTGGGAGGATTTAGGAGCTCAAAACATCCATGTCATCGATTTGGATGGAACAATAAATGGGGTTGCCAGCTTTGATGTAATCAAAAAAATCCTAAAGGAAGTGTCAGTTCCGATTCAACTTGGCGGCGGGATAAGGAGCGTTGAATATGCTCGTCAACTCTTGGATTTGGATATCGAAAGAATAATCATTGGAACAATGGGAATCAAACAGCCGGAAACAATTACTCAACTTTCAGACGAATACGGTTCTGATAGAATCATGATTTCCCTTGACAGCAAGGACAATAAAGTCGTGATTAAGGGATGGCAGGAAAAAATCGACAAGTCCCCAAGTGAAATCTCACAAGATTTCAAAGACCACGGGGCGGGCAGCATCCTGTTTACAAATGTTGACGTTGAAGGCCTTTTAGGCGGTTTTTACACACAACCTGTAGAAGAGCTGAAAAAATCTGTAGATTTGCCTATTGTTTATTCCGGAGGAATCACAACAATAGATGACATTAAGAAATTAAATGAAAGCGGTGTCGAGGGAGTTGTAATTGGCTCTGCACTTTACACAGATAAAATTGATTTGACTGAAGCTTTAAAATACCAAAAGAGGTAA
- the argC gene encoding N-acetyl-gamma-glutamyl-phosphate reductase: MFKVAIIGASGYTGGELLRMLLNHPEVEITDITSRQYDGTPAHKIHPHIRDSGLVFKNKSPADLDADVVFTATPHGASMKIVPEILETGAKVVDLSGDYRYRDTAVYEKWYGMEHTDSENKGAFGLPELYRDEIKKADLVANPGCFPTGAILSSYPLVKNDIVDRIIIDSKTGVSGAGINPSATTHYPNIADNVNPYKISSHRHMSEIQQELKGFEGVKVSFTPHLVPVIRGIQTTSHSFLNEENMDITPDEIRKLYQKEYGGEFFIKLMDEGEIPHLSAVRGSNFVHVGGFEIDETGRLVMLSAIDNLVKGASGQAIQNMNIILGIDETAGLTHFGLHP; encoded by the coding sequence ATGTTTAAAGTAGCTATTATAGGAGCAAGCGGATATACTGGTGGAGAGCTTTTAAGAATGCTTTTGAACCATCCTGAAGTAGAGATAACAGACATCACTTCAAGACAATACGATGGAACTCCAGCACATAAAATCCACCCACACATACGAGATTCAGGACTAGTGTTTAAGAACAAAAGCCCTGCAGATTTGGATGCCGATGTCGTATTCACTGCAACACCTCATGGAGCATCCATGAAAATTGTCCCGGAAATCCTGGAAACCGGCGCAAAGGTCGTTGACTTAAGCGGAGATTACAGATACAGGGACACAGCAGTATATGAAAAATGGTATGGAATGGAACACACTGACAGTGAAAATAAGGGCGCATTCGGACTTCCCGAACTATACAGGGATGAAATCAAAAAAGCAGACCTTGTTGCAAATCCTGGATGTTTCCCAACAGGCGCGATTTTATCTTCATATCCGCTAGTCAAAAACGATATCGTCGATAGAATAATTATCGATTCAAAAACTGGAGTCAGCGGAGCTGGAATCAATCCGTCAGCAACTACACATTATCCAAACATTGCAGATAACGTGAATCCATATAAGATATCTTCACACAGACACATGTCTGAAATACAACAGGAACTAAAAGGCTTTGAAGGCGTTAAAGTATCGTTTACTCCTCATTTGGTGCCTGTAATAAGGGGAATACAAACTACAAGCCATAGCTTTTTAAACGAGGAGAATATGGATATCACACCAGATGAAATCAGAAAACTTTACCAAAAGGAATATGGAGGAGAATTCTTTATCAAACTTATGGATGAAGGGGAAATTCCACACCTGAGTGCCGTGAGAGGATCCAATTTCGTTCATGTTGGAGGCTTTGAAATAGATGAGACCGGAAGACTTGTCATGCTTTCAGCCATCGACAACCTTGTCAAAGGCGCATCCGGTCAAGCCATACAGAACATGAACATCATTCTAGGCATAGACGAAACTGCAGGTTTAACACACTTCGGCCTTCATCCTTAA
- a CDS encoding GMC family oxidoreductase N-terminal domain-containing protein codes for MYIIVGTGAGGGILAYELARNGQEVIILEKGQYINPKDGFNYYNEYVPDVDLLATTCVGGSTIVSMANMVRALDSELHQYGIDLTDEYEYLEKLVGVHELDDSHIGRGTQLFLDAANELGLNTQKMPKAIREEECVQCGRCAFGCPANAKWTAKDFVDKAVEAGAELISGANVKDIILCNLEACGVKYIKDGEEYLLKSDKIILCAGAVESAVILRSSGLTGIGRELFFDPFVTVGGYLKDIKFNSEVQMAGLVIGKNFVLSPHFSSFIKDNINRDDVRDEDILSIMVKTPDEAKGYVHSDGFINKVNTINDIRYLAEGVAVAGMILEKAGVDPTTIGSTVYRGAHPGGTVPIGKVVDSNLETEIPNLYVCDASVLPISPGKPPILTILALAKRLADYLLNK; via the coding sequence ATGTATATAATTGTCGGTACCGGTGCGGGTGGTGGAATTTTGGCTTATGAGCTTGCAAGAAATGGCCAGGAAGTCATCATCTTGGAAAAAGGACAATATATCAATCCTAAAGATGGATTTAATTATTATAATGAATATGTTCCCGATGTCGATTTGCTTGCAACGACATGTGTTGGAGGTTCAACAATCGTGTCCATGGCCAATATGGTAAGGGCCCTAGACAGTGAACTTCATCAATATGGAATTGATTTGACAGATGAATACGAATATTTGGAAAAATTGGTTGGTGTTCATGAACTTGATGATTCCCATATTGGTAGAGGAACACAGCTATTTTTAGATGCCGCTAATGAATTGGGATTAAATACTCAAAAAATGCCAAAAGCCATTCGGGAAGAGGAATGTGTTCAATGCGGCAGATGTGCATTTGGATGTCCGGCCAATGCAAAATGGACTGCAAAGGATTTCGTAGATAAGGCAGTCGAAGCCGGCGCAGAATTGATAAGCGGAGCAAACGTGAAAGACATTATTCTATGCAACCTTGAAGCTTGCGGCGTTAAATATATAAAAGATGGCGAGGAATACCTGCTTAAATCCGATAAGATTATTTTATGTGCAGGGGCTGTCGAATCAGCGGTAATATTGAGAAGTTCTGGCTTGACAGGCATCGGCCGTGAGCTGTTCTTCGATCCTTTTGTAACCGTTGGAGGCTATCTTAAGGACATCAAATTCAACTCTGAAGTGCAGATGGCAGGTTTGGTGATAGGCAAAAACTTTGTTTTGTCCCCTCATTTTTCATCATTCATTAAAGATAACATCAATCGCGATGACGTAAGGGATGAGGACATATTATCTATTATGGTGAAGACACCTGATGAGGCCAAGGGATATGTTCACAGTGATGGCTTTATTAATAAGGTAAACACCATTAATGATATCCGATATCTCGCTGAAGGGGTTGCTGTTGCGGGCATGATCTTGGAAAAGGCAGGGGTTGACCCGACCACAATCGGTTCGACTGTCTATAGGGGAGCGCATCCTGGCGGAACAGTGCCTATAGGAAAAGTGGTTGACAGCAATCTGGAAACTGAAATACCGAATCTGTATGTATGTGATGCAAGCGTATTGCCAATTTCCCCTGGAAAACCGCCTATTTTAACAATACTCGCACTTGCAAAAAGATTGGCTGATTATTTATTAAATAAATAA